A genomic stretch from Clavelina lepadiformis chromosome 5, kaClaLepa1.1, whole genome shotgun sequence includes:
- the LOC143460225 gene encoding poly [ADP-ribose] polymerase tankyrase-2-like: protein MAQFLRETLESLGPLDGRNPTCNQGKGNYLEHKIPPDSGLYKSIESAMQQTIREHRGNAGGKFNSYNLIEITRIGNQSLRDQYVSYREVVRQENSGNANERMLFHGTPKVNDIIKHGFDKSETNPKGMFGGGFYFADLSSKANQYVLEDMHCGDHNRQSCQAYLRKLLLCRVLLGNTEKRTQSESYDTAPPYHHSITAVPSDKGLRYKEYVVYKNKQIYPEVVITYKIKQ, encoded by the exons ATGGCTCAGTTTTTGAGAGAAACTTTAGAATCTTTGGGTCCTCTTGATGGTCGCAACCCAACATGCAATCAAGGAAAAGG AAATTATCTTGAACATAAAATTCCACCAGACTCAGGTTTGTACAAAAGCATTGAAAGTGCCATGCAGCAAACAATTAGGGAACATAGAGGAAATGCTGGGGGCAAATTTAATTCTTACAACCTGATTGAG ATAACCAGAATCGGCAACCAAAGTCTCAGGGACCAATACGTTAGTTACAGAGAAGTTGTACGTCAGGAAAATTCGGGAAACGCCAACGAACGCATGTTATTTCATGGGACACCTAAAGTAAACGACATTATTAAACATG GTTTTGATAAAAGCGAAACTAATCCAAAGGGAATGTTTGGTGGTGGTTTCTACTTCGCTGACCTCTCTTCTAAGGCAAATCAGTACGTATTGGAAGACATGCATTGCGGTGATCACAACAGACAATCATGCCAGGCTTACTTGAGAAAACTCCTTCTCTGCAGAGTTTTATTGG GCAATACTGAAAAGCGCACACAATCGGAAAGCTACGATACAGCTCCACCTTACCATCACTCCATAACTGCAGTACCAAGCGACAAAGGCcttagatacaaagagtatgTTGTTTACAAGAACAAGCAG aTCTATCCTGAAGTTGTGATTACTTAcaagataaaacaataa
- the LOC143460224 gene encoding carbohydrate sulfotransferase 11-like — translation MFYGRHCFKRGASAAIFTCGVFCLTLNLLHHYLAVVKKTDGEVPGEETRAQDPRSFSKEDLTFLDEMNNRMFKRKTLLKNACKGLDSNLDHLSEMKLLIYEKYKLAYCFIPKSGCSNMKKLMLDIEGYNTTTLKNAEIHDVSRKYLRKGTPNNILKENYLKLIMVRQPYERLVSSYNDKIRFPYNDQFSKFSKMMKELYGNTSQVQDTESTPSFEEFVKYVSDGRNQGFKNGGEMHWNTYTSLCNPCHVEYDVILHLETIKDDVRYLLRLIGAPDAYDFSRGYSKGGQSMTEQRNYLEKYFKQLTSSQKDKLYKAYEYDFKLFGYSPELTMQNNNV, via the exons atgttttatggtCGTCACTGCTTTAAACGTGGTGCTAGTGCGGCAATATTTACTTGTGGAGTTTTCTGCTTGACCCTGAACTTGCTTCATCATTACTTGGCTGTGGTGAAAAAAACGGACGGTGAAGTTCCTGGCGAGGAAACACGCGCTCAGGATCCAAGAAGCTTTTCGAAGGAAGACTTGACGTTTTTGGACGAAATGAACAATCGcatgtttaaaagaaaaactctctTGAAGAACGCATGTAAAGGATTAG ATTCGAACTTGGATCACCTGAGTGAGATGAAATTACTCATCTACGAAAAGTACAAGCTGGCTTACTGCTTCATCCCCAAATCTGGATGCTCGAACATGAAGAAGCTTATGCTGGATATAGAAGGATACAATACAACAACG CTTAAAAACGCTGAAATTCATGACGTTTCCCGGAAGTATCTGAGAAAAGGAACGCCAAATAATATTCTGAAAGAAAACTACTTAAAACTCATAATGGTCCGCCAGCCATATGAAAGACTGGTGTCGTCATATAACGACAAAATACGTTTTCCGTACAACGAtcaattttcaaagttttctaaAATGATGAAAGAGTTATATGGAAATACCTCACAAGTACAAG ATACTGAGTCAACACCATCATTTGAAGAATTTGTCAAATACGTTTCCGACGGCCGTAACCAAGGATTTAAGAACGGCGGGGAAATGCATTGGAATACATACACATCTCTGTGTAATCCTTGTCATGTCGAGTATGACGTAATTCTCCACCTTGAAACTATAAAAGATGACGTAAG ATACTTGCTCAGACTAATTGGAGCGCCCGATGCTTACGATTTTTCAAGGGGTTATTCAAAAGGTGGTCAGTCGATGACGGAGCAAAGGaattatttggaaaaatacTTTAAACAACTTACTTCCAGCCAGAAAGATAAACTTTACAAAGCTTATGAATATGATTTTAAACTATTTGGTTATTCACCCGAACTTACAATGCAAAATAATAACGTTTGA
- the LOC143459866 gene encoding carbohydrate sulfotransferase 11-like, translated as MFYGRHCFKRGASAAIFTCGVFCLTLNLLHHYLAVVKKTDGEVPGEETRAQDPRSFSKEDLTFLDEMNNRMFKRKTLLKNACKGLDSNLDHLSEMKLLIYEKYKLAYCFIPKSGCSNMKKLMLDIEGYNTTTLKNAEIHDVSQKYLRKGTPDNILKENYLKLIMVRQPYERLVSSYNNKIRFPYNDQFSKYSKMMKELYGNTSQVQDTGSTPSFEEFVKYVSDGRNQEFKNGGEMHWNTYTSLCNPCHVEYDVILHLETIKDDVRYLLKLIGAPDAYDFSSGYSKGGQSKTEQRNYLEKYFKQLTSSQKDKLYKAYEYDFKLFGYSPELTMPNNNV; from the exons atgttttatggtCGTCACTGCTTTAAACGTGGTGCTAGTGCGGCAATATTTACTTGTGGAGTTTTCTGCTTGACCCTGAACTTGCTTCATCATTACTTGGCTGTGGTGAAAAAAACGGACGGTGAAGTTCCTGGCGAGGAAACACGCGCTCAGGATCCAAGAAGCTTTTCGAAGGAAGACTTGACGTTTTTGGACGAAATGAACAATCGcatgtttaaaagaaaaactcttTTGAAGAATGCATGTAAAGGATTAG ATTCGAACTTGGATCACCTGAGTGAGATGAAATTACTCATCTACGAAAAGTACAAGCTGGCTTACTGCTTCATCCCCAAATCTGGATGCTCGAACATGAAGAAGCTTATGCTGGATATAGAAGGATACAATACAACAACG CTTAAAAACGCTGAAATTCATGACGTTTCCCAGAAGTATCTGAGAAAAGGAACGCCAGATAATATTCTGAAAGAAAACTACTTAAAACTCATAATGGTCCGCCAGCCATATGAAAGACTGGTGTCGTCatataacaacaaaatacgtttTCCGTACAACGATCAATTTTCAAAGTATTCTAAAATGATGAAAGAGTTATATGGAAATACCTCACAAGTACAAG ATACTGGGTCAACACCATCATTTGAAGAATTTGTCAAATACGTTTCCGACGGCCGTAACCAAGAATTTAAGAACGGCGGGGAAATGCATTGGAATACATACACATCTCTGTGTAATCCTTGTCATGTCGAGTATGACGTAATTCTCCACCTTGAAACTATAAAAGATGACGTAAG ATACTTGCTCAAACTAATTGGAGCGCCCGATGCTTACGATTTTTCAAGTGGTTATTCAAAAGGTGGTCAGTCGAAGACGGAGCAAAGGaattatttggaaaaatacTTTAAACAACTTACTTCCAGCCAGAAAGATAAACTTTACAAAGCTTATGAATATGATTTTAAACTATTTGGTTATTCACCCGAACTTACAATGCCAAATAATAACGTTTGA
- the LOC143460219 gene encoding uncharacterized protein LOC143460219, with amino-acid sequence MLVQEEGNLNMSKSAAQNVSGSFSPGFVMAADPIGLKEATEGTPLSTQLTSRVDYDSTMDESIFSPSRSNSDSSFFQSFQPLSSSWSSGVASKSPSSDTSAIESESKTEEEQQEIKNKMESRSSLFTIDAILSKDSSKKHSEFRLKRPAELRREREVKISRPLPSSESYMLPVYGNVTNTSSAPPHQQGNLFANPVIQSVLPGRDSISTYQWTLHKTYMESYLQSNNPAHMMNPYLARNGFSYPMTTTVGWSYPTFPSLWTGFKTEIAAGPRNCFSHQDFRSPIQECPATGNVDGICRSPKSDKSKRMRTIFTSDQLDCLEREFEKQHYMVGNERYFLARQLNLNEAQVKIWFQNRRIKWRKERQQTGSSNNTMKPAPSKSNFSILCEKAASSDYR; translated from the exons ATGCTAGTTCAAGAGGAAGGCAATTTGAATATGTCTAAATCAGCAGCGCAAAACGTATCGGGCTCTTTCTCGCCCGGTTTTGTTATGGCAGCGGACCCCATCGGTCTGAAGGAAGCAACAGAAGGAACGCCATTAAGTACTCAACTTACCAGCAGAGTTGATTATGACAGCACGATGGATGAATCTATATTTTCACCATCACGTTCCAACAGCGACAGCAGTTTTTTCCAGTCTTTTCAACCTCTTTCCTCATCTTGGTCGTCTGGTGTTGCATCAAAGTCGCCGAGCTCTGACACATCTGCCATAGAGTCCGAGTCAAAAACGGAAGAGGAGCAACAAGAGATCAAGAACAAAATGGAAAGTAGATCATCTCTTTTCACCATAGATGCAATTTTATCGAAGGACTCCAGCAAAAAACATTCTGAATTCAGACTCAAGCGCCCGGCAGAGTTAAGACGCGAACGTGAAGTCAAAATAAGTCGTCCCTTACCGTCGTCCGAATCGTACATGTTACCAGTTTATGGTAACGTCACAAACACGTCATCAGCGCCCCCTCACCAGCAAGGAAATTTATTTGCTAACCCAGTTATACAGTCGGTTCTCCCAGGACGTGACAGTATATCCACATACCAATGGACTCTACACAAAACCTACATGGAAAGTTATCTTCAAAGCAACAATCCTGCCCACATGATGAATCCATATCTTGCCAGGAATGGTTTTTCCTACCCGATGACAACCACTGTAGGCTGGTCTTATCCGACTTTTCCTTCGCTGTGGACCGGGTTTAAAACAGAAATCGCCGCTGGACCTCGGA ATTGTTTTTCACACCAGGATTTCAGATCACCTATCCAAGAATGCCCAGCGACCGGCAATGTTGACGGTATTTGTCGGTCTCCTAAGTCCGACAAAAGTAAACGAATGCGCACGATTTTCACATCGGACCAACTGGACTGCCTGGAGCGCGAATTCGAGAAACAGCATTATATGGTGGGAAATGAAAGATACTTTCTCGCAAGGCAATTGAACCTGAACGAGGCTCAG GTAAAGATTTGGTTTCAGAACCGACGAATCAAATGGCGAAAAGAGAGACAGCAAACTGGTAGTAGTAACAACACGATGAAACCTGCTCCATCTAAATCAAATTTCAGTATTTTGTGTGAGAAAGCGGCCTCTTCAGATTACAGATAA
- the LOC143458711 gene encoding putative pre-mRNA-splicing factor ATP-dependent RNA helicase PRP1 yields the protein MSKRHRLDIGDDHGRRKSQKSDRDRDRDRDRDKDRDSDRYRDREDRDRKAPSRSLSSSSLSKLVAPTQVPVNPLSGLPYTQKYYDILKKRLGLPVWEYKETFMSLLQKHQTIVLVGETGSGKTTQIPQWCVEYVRSHNPVSTRKAVACTQPRRVAAMSVAQRVAEEMDVMLGQEVGYTIRFEDCSSPKTLLKYMTDGMLLREAMADPLMERYDFIILDEAHERTLATDILLGVIKEVMKQRPDLKIIVMSATLDAGKFQSYFNEAPLLTIPGRTHPVEIFYTPEPERDYLEAAIRTVVQIHMCEEDEGDILLFLTGQEEIDEACRRLKTEVENLGPEVGDLKIIPLYSTLPPTQQQRIFESAPPKKANGAIGRKIVISTNIAETSLTIDGIVFVIDPGFSKQKVYNPRIRVESLLVSAISKASAQQRSGRGGRTRPGKCFRLYTEKAYKTEMQENTYPEILRSNLGSVVLHLKKLGIDDLVHFDFMDPPAPETLMRALELLNYLAALNDDGDLTELGSIMAEFPLDPQLSKMLVASCEYNCSNEILSITAMLSVPQCFVRPGDAKKQADEAKMKFAHIDGDHLTMLNVYHAYKQNQGTTQWCFDNFINNRSMASCDNVRTQLARIMDRFALPRRSTEFTSRDYYINIRKALVAGFFMQVAHLERTGHYLTVKDNQVVQLHPSTCLDHKPEWVLYNEFVLTTKNYIRTCTDVKPEWLVKVAPQYYNMNNFPQCEAKRQLERIAAKLEARDRALGES from the exons ATGTCAAAACGCCATCGCTTAGACATTGGTGATGACCATGGTCGACGAAAGTCCCAAAAATCTGACCGGGACAGAGATCGCGACAGGGATCGTGATAAAGACCGAGATAGTGACCG ATACAGGGATCGTGAAGACAGAGACAGAAAAGCCCCTTCCAGATCACTCTCTTCTTCATCATTAAGCAAACTAGTTGCTCCTACCCAA GTCCCGGTCAATCCCTTAAGTGGCTTGCCTTACACACAGAAGTACTATGACATCCTGAAGAAGAGGCTGGGCTTGCCAGTATGGGAATACAAGGAGACATTTATGAGTTTACTACAGAAACATCAGACCATTGTGCTTGTGGGTGAGACAGGGTCTGGGAAGACAACTCAG ATTCCACAATGGTGCGTTGAATATGTGCGTTCACATAATCCTGTATCAACGCGTAAGGCAGTGGCATGCACGCAACCACGTAGAGTAGCCGCTATGAGTGTGGCACAACGTGTTGCTGAGGAAATGGATGTTATGCTGGGACAAGAAGTGGGATACACCATTCG ATTCGAGGATTGCTCATCTCCCAAAACACTGCTGAAGTACATGACTGACGGTATGCTGCTTCGGGAAGCCATGGCTGACCCACTGATGGAGAGATATGATTTCATCATACTCGACGAAGCTCACGAACGTACTTTGGCCACAGATATTTTACTCGGTGTTATCAAAGAAGTCATGAAACAACGTCCTGACTTAAAG ATTATCGTTATGAGCGCCACACTGGATGCTGGAAAATTTCAATCCTATTTCAACGAAGCCCCGCTTCTCACAATCCCTGGAAGAACACATCCTGTGGAGATTTTTTACACCCCAGAGCCAGAGCGTGATTATTTGGAAGCTGCGATAAGAACAGTTGTCCAGATTCATATGTGTGAAGAAGATGAGGGAGACATCCTGCTCTTCTTAACAGGGCAAGAG GAAATTGATGAAGCATGTCGACGCTTGAAGACAGAAGTAGAGAACTTGGGTCCAGAAGTTGGTGATTTAAAGATCATTCCTCTTTATTCGACACTTCCTCCAACTCAACAGCAGCGGATTTTCGAATCTGCTCCTCCCAAGAAAGCTAATGGAGCAATTGGAAGAAAA ATTGTCATATCTACAAATATAGCTGAAACTTCATTGACTATTGATGGGATAGTTTTTGTTATTGATCCTGGATTTTCCAAGCAGAAA GTTTATAACCCACGTATTCGTGTCGAGTCGTTGTTGGTGTCGGCGATAAGTAAAGCGAGCGCACAACAGAGATCTGGAAGAGGAGGAAGGACTAGACCAGGGAAATGTTTCCGACTCTACACGGAGAAGGCGTATAAAACTGAAATGCAG gaaaatacaTATCCTGAAATCCTGCGTTCAAATCTGGGCTCAGTTGTGCTTCATCTGAAAAAGTTGGGAATCGATGATCTCGTCCATTTCGACTTCATGGATCCACCAG CTCCTGAGACATTGATGCGAGCTCTTGAGCTCCTCAACTACTTGGCTGCTCTCAATGATGATGGAGATTTGACTGAGCTGGGATCTATCATGGCCGAGTTTCCTCTTGATCCTCAACTTTCAAAGATGCTTGTCGCAAGTTGCGAATACAACTGCTCAAATGAAATTCTCAGCATTACTGCCATGTTATCAG TTCCACAGTGCTTTGTGCGACCCGGAGATGCAAAAAAACAAGCGGACGAGGCAAAAATGAAATTCGCACACATCGATGGAGATCATTTGACAATGCTCAACGTCTACCATGCTTACAAGCAAA ACCAAGGCACCACGCAATGGTGCTTCGATAATTTCATTAACAATCGATCCATGGCTTCATGCGACAACGTGCGCACACAGCTTGCCCGCATCATGGATAGATTTGCTCTGCCGCGCCGAAGCACCGAGTTCACCAGCCGAGATTACTACATCAATATCAGAAAGGCTTTGGTGGCTGGATTTTTCATGCAG GTAGCACATCTAGAACGAACTGGACATTATCTGACCGTCAAAGACAACCAAGTTGTACAATTGCATCCGTCGACTTGCCTCGACCACAAACCAGAATGGGTCTTATACAACGAATTCGTGCTCACCACCAAGAATTACATTAGGACATGCACAGACGTCAAACCTGAATG GTTGGTGAAGGTGGCCCCTCAGTACTACAACATGAACAACTTCCCTCAATGCGAAGCGAAACGCCAACTTGAAAGAATCGCCGCCAAGCTTGAAGCACGCGATCGAGCCTTGGGTGAAAGTTAA